aattttgtccaatttcataccgtatttcctctaatattggccctttGAAGTGATatgggcctttatttacctcaactgcagagggtaccaggcctttactggaagcaggcttatattagagacaggcctttatttctaattccctctgtttgataagtatatttgctcatattttaatacgaagcctccttgttttctgatctgcttctgttggggtacgttagcaCCTGCTTCGGATGTTATCAGCCGATTAAATGGCGGTTATCAGTTGTCATCGGGACCATAGATTTGAGGTAGTAGGTAGATGATAACAGCCTACTGAGCCAATTAGGACGTAGAGTAGGGCCATACTACCTCAAATCTATGGTCCCGATGACAACTGATAACGGCCATTTAATCGGCTGATAACGTCCGAAGCGGGtgacgttaggtagccgttttttttgttactgcaatggaTTGCCGATAATTACAGTAATCGACGAcagcatgctccagagacttccgccggccgagccatcttgtggcacttgtacgttactacaaacagtacactacagttacattatgtaacaggcaccaggagtttactggtatccactgttgtttttttcctttgtttttttccccagcctgTATTTGTTCGTGttgaccacggccccggccattatcggagacccagcttttaattgactacaggccacttgtgggcagtggtggcctaaaggttagagaagcgagcttgtgaccgtaattcataattctgactttttaatACTCAGACTTCTtaaccggcaggataaatctgggtggggaaagtgaaaagcagcgcttgcccctccctcattaccaccactgaggtgcccttgagcaaggcccttaaccccaaccgctccagtggagctgctcagtggcagcagatcagtctgtggttgtactggtcagcttccaggtgtgaatgtgatcagggcgttcctgaaaaagagagcattgctctcagtgaaactcccctgaataaataaaggggaaaataaaaaaactattagaggaaatacggtatattattttctatattttacatttcttgtttttattcgtTTGTTTCATTGCCATCCTGGTGGGGCATACCTCATTGACTTGGCCCACCcaaggtttttaaaaaatgttttacctcGTGTTTTCTTggagttcctcctcctcctgttctggtgctctgtatgttttattttgctgcatGCTGTATTCTATCATGTTGTTTTGTGATTGTTGATTAGTGAGCTCTAGCCTCGTTCTCTGCTCAAGATGAACAACAGAGTTTTCGGCCACTAGTAGCGCTGGTGAGCAAAGTGGCTCCTTgtataacaacaaaaacactactCATGGTTTTCAAGCGTGTGCACGGTGCGAGCACAGAGTATAGTAAACAGTATTGTGAGAGGAAGCCGATCaagattgtttttcctctctgctcactcaGTAGCTATGTgagcagaagaaagagacaccGCCTTACTGTAATATCGGAGAAGCTTTGGATCGGTGGAGAAAAGTGAAGTTAGAGAAAACATTTCGTTCCTATACTGAGCTAGAGCTactcatctttatttttctgtgtgaataACAACACTCATGATGAGAAATCATGATTGTATTCAAATCCAAGTTTACATGTTGTTCATCTTTAAGTCATCTGAAGCATGCTGTGATGAACAATGACTTGACTgtttggatttttctttttttaatattcttttATACGTTTTAAATGCTCATGTTTTCATTCCtttttgtaacattttataAACTGCTTTTAGAAAAATACTAcgtaaataaaaagtaaaatcaTTATGAATTATATTTTTCCTTTGTTCATACATGCACCTAAAGTGACAAAATGACTCTGGGTTCATTAAAGTTAAGACTCACTGTAAAATCTGTCCTCACAAAAAAGTTCTGTTTTCAAAGACGGACTCAGTGGTTTTGATTTATAGCGTTTAGAAGTGACACCGTTTATCCCCGTCCTCATCCTGGTTAACAgtttatactgtacatagacACATTAGACTTGATTCACACACATGTATTCTCTCCCACAGTCATGATCACGTCCTCCAGCATAATTATTTCAACTCTGACTGAAGCTCCTGAGTTAATCACAGTCAATTCCACAGGTacagaagcccattgaggacgtaaattcatacattttatttacgctGTTTTCCCGTGACGAgttaattttctgttttgacGAGATATGTCTCATTGTCGTAGGAactcacattttgttttcctgggataatgagaaaatgatcCCATTATATCCCGAGATCTTGAggtaaacaaaatgtgttttcctaagataagataagatctCAGGATACCAAAAATAGTTTTCTGGAGAGGACGAGATAATTTTCTGCTCAGAACCAACATCCTAAAGGAAAGCAAATTATTCAAAATCCAAATGTTGCAGTCGACCTGTTAGTGTTCAGAGTTGGAAATCTCGAGGAACAagataaattcattcattctctcagGAAAATAAAGTTAAATTTTCTTAAGATAATGAGAGAATTACTCTATGCCCATTACTTTACTATCTCGAGATAATGTTCGGGAAtacaaaatgtgttatttcaAGGTAacgacataaataataataataataacctttatttgtatagcacctttcatacacaacatgcagctcaaagtgctttacatcaataaaaggcagataaaagacagataaaaagataaaattcatataaaagaacaagcaagatgcattgaaTTAAAAGagtcaaatcaagtaaaatagaaagatagaagaacacaacaaatactcccacttttagatgcacattgtgagtgaacccatatgtttttctttaatttacttttcccctgtccttcctgattctactcttgatccgatatAACTCAATATctcgggaaaacaaaaaaaattaactcCTTATCACAGGAAACAGCGTAAATAAAATATTCtttaaccctctagaccccatAGCGCCcgagagcgcccgtcatttttaaatcgtttaaaatgaaccaaaaactgaaaatcaagttatcagctttttATATATACTTTCAAGTTGTCATTGATGAAACAGAACCGGAAAAtgtatctggtgacactgagacgtttgattttccccgggtctAGTCATGCTCCACCGGTAAAAATgtcttcgccggctaagcgtcacgcttttaaaaccttctggaagctgtcagattgtgctgtgagacagaacctgacccgccgtgtgtagtggaaagttacgaagacattgtgagttgaagtcttttgatggaaatcgcttgttcttgctcgataaaacaagacacaagatcaccttcactaaacagcgggacccgCCTGCTCTCACCGctggagacggacgctgttttccgggaggcggagcgccgaagagtcggtaggaggaccgGCCGGGTCGccgcgacttttatccatataagtttggcaactttttccatatttgtttggcgactattactgtctgatcttattactgtgtgggttgaggcgctggaggttttgtatggattttgaaagcttatcgttagccaagatagtaaggatctgttttgttgtcatactttgAATGACGCTGAAGGAGACGCCCTgcatcgccttgccatgtatttggtaccaaattaaagggaaagttgtgttttttttaaatggaaaaacttgtgattgtcaatttctttttatatttgagatatagctgtttgtttggaatgagcaagaaaatgctgatttgAATTAGAATTATAGAAttcccagtgaactgcagcaacattctagaaCTCTGCCGGGTTCTAGAGGGTCGATAAGCTTCAAGTCCAACTTCCACACACACCTGAGCTAATTCACTCAACTGAATAAAACTTCCCCTTTAATACTGTAggttctcaaacacacacacacacacacacacaatgccaagGAGACAGctaaaagttttgaaaaaataCCTccatttattccttttttttttgtacaaaacAGTATCTTATCATTTTACTCAAAATTCTCATTACTCATTTCCTAAGTACaagaaaatgacatgaaaaatatattttatttttcttgcagttaaaaaaaaatcttcgtGAAAAATAATTTCGTCAGTAGAAACGATAGGTAAGGAAAATATTGCGTCATGAAAAGATGACGTCTAAAGCGGtaagcattttttaaaacctGGTATAATACACTGAGAAGACattaattaactaattaatcctcaatttagatttatttgcattttttacagcattaaaaaaaatcctcaatTATAATAACTGTGGTACTGCGGTTATAcagctgaaacattttgaaacaacattttgatcCAGAGAGCACTTTCGTTGTGTGTGAatacaaagaagaaaatgaaaaataaaaaacttaacACTGTGCAGGGAGAAATTTGTTTCTCTACAtcatttcatacatttctgCTTGACATGTCAGTGTTGGAAATTTTCAGCTGTGTATGTTTATACAACAcatttgttctattcttatatcatattttgtattattaagggttattaaagtaataatccaggtaattttcatataaataaatgtcatttttgctactctctatatTTTGCGACCCCCCACCTAACCATAGATCTGATAGTATCCATAGTATGATAGTACTTATCGCtatcttgttgttaacacatctgattagcacactagctaacgtagctagcagcagctagcgttagcatgttcacattaacatcagtgtgtttgccggctagttagctagctaacagtttgttcaggttaactgagctgactcttctcaagctacaactcagagtgttttggagtagagactagggctaaagacaagacagtttactgtgtcacagtaaccaaatccaccttatcacactattcacttttactgagaacgttactgaatggatctacagccacaccacaacaagctgactcagctgctctctgcttctagctgcttctacagatttacactttattaactaacagaatATTCTAtaatgttcctccatcatggagactcagctggctGGGAGCAGGCTGGTGATGAAACTGTAAATCCTCTGCTGGAGTTTCAGGAACAcgatctcttcttcctctcagtcGGTTTCAGTATCAGTGGGGTTGCtcgggagaagaggagaaggagaaaggagagaagggaaggacgGAGGAAGGAGGtccaggagaggggaggagctcTTCGCACCACACCGGCTCGTCCAGACTGATTTCAACAAATGGGTCAGTGGAGCAAAcagctgaggagaggaaaggaaaggaaacgaggaagggggagaggagaaaaggaaaggaagaaagggataggagagaaggaaaagaaatgaggaatggggagaggagatgaggacaggaaaggatggttaaggaaatgaggaaaggaaaggatggttaaggaaatgaggaaaggaaaggaaggttAAGGAAatgaggaagggggagaggagatgaggaaaggaAATAAGGAATGGGGAGAgtagagaaggaaaggaaatgaggagATTATGAATGGAAAGGAGGAatggggagaggaaaggagagaaggaaaggaaatgagggagaggaggaaaggaaacgaagaaggggagaggaggaaaagaaaggaggaatgggtagaggaggaatgaggagagaaaaggagagaaggaaaggaaatgagggagaggaggaaaggaaacgaagaaggagaggagatgagaaaaggagaggaaatgagtaAGGGGGataggagagaaggaaaggaggagaggagatgagtattttagatttatttttttctcattttttgtaTTATACTTTTTTACAGTAAATGCAATAGGTCCATGCTCtgtctttaacacacacacacacatacacacacacacacacacacacacacacacacagtaacacacacacaaagtaacacacacacacacagtaacacacacacacacacagtacactaaCTCCTACatgggttgttgttgtttccgttctgctgctcctccccGACGGCGTCGAAGAATGAGTCGGAGCCGCCTCCCGATTGGTCGGATTTCTTGTCAGTCAGGTCGATGTCCAATGAGAGGCTGAGGTTGTTGATGGGCGGAGTCTCCAGACCGCAGTCCTCCGCCTGTCCGTCTGGAGCTGGAGGGAGCAAGGGAAGGAGACAAGGGAAGGAGATAGGGGTAGGGAGCAGAGTttggtgtttgtttatttatttgtttattatcaCGCCAtagaagatgacatcacctggtaccaaagatcagccaatagcagatggccatttcagtagcatgatTTTTACCCTTACACAGGATTTAATTACTCTTTAAATGTTTTCTGCAATCTGTCGACTACTaaaaagtcaagtcagatttatttgaatgaatgcatgaatttattttcttttcaatttttgCGTCATGCTGCATTTGATCAcatgacacattactgtaaaaAATCAAACGTCATCTTCAACAACATAAACAGAGGGATTTGATTTTGTAGTGTACCGTTCTCTCCGGTGGAGCCCTTCTCCCCCGACTGTGGAGACGTTCCATTGGCTACTGGGGAAGGTGAAGGGTCGTCACTGGTCACATGGTCTGTAGGGGCGGGCCGTTctgagacacaacacacacacacacacacacacacacacacacacacacacacaaaacaatgaatGCACGTCaggatgcacatacacacatgcactcacactcaTACTTAAGTTTAAATGTAGCCtatgctctctcacacacacacacacacacacacacacacacacacacacacacaccgaggtcGTCCAGGTACACGGGTTCGAAGGTGCCGGTGTGTTCGGTCCCGCTGTGGTCGACCGGACCCAGGCGGTGGAGGTCAAATGAATACCGCTGgagacaacaaacacacaaacaaacaaacaaacacacaaacaaacaaacaaacaaacaaacaaacaaacaaacaaagtcgATAAAACAAACACTCTGCAGGATGAGagcttcagctaaatgcctaaaatgttccaaatgtaaatgaatgcaaGTATtttacagtgacagtgtgatacgattcaacaacaacaacaacaacaacaacaacaacaacaacaacgtgaCCCGAGTTGACATCGGTCCCATTAAAAACCAGTGGtgtcaaatgtttttaaagGGTCATTCCACCCAAAATATAGAGCGTCCCACCCTGGAGCCTCTCCTGAGGAGGAACAGGATGACGCAGAGAGCGATGATCGCCAGGATGATCAACACCAGGATGACataacctgagagagagagagagagagagagagagagagagagagagagagagagagagagggagagagggggagagagggagggagggagagagagagagggagggagagagagggagagagagaggggggagagagagacagagagagagggagagagagagagagagagggagacagagagagagagagggagacagagagagagagagggagagagagagggagacagagagagagagagagagggagacagagagagggagagagagagggggggagagagagagagaaagagggagacagagagagagagagacagagagagaaggagggagagtgagacagacagacagagagagagagagagagagagagagacagagatggagagagggagacagagagagaaggagggagagtgagacagagagagagggagagagacagagagagagggagagagacagagagagagagagagagagggggagagacacagagagagacacagagagagagggagagacagagagagagggagagacacagagatggagagagggagagagaaggagggtgagtgagacagagggggagagagacagacagagagacagagagagagagaagattacTCTAATTTTCTTGCAATTCTACTGTGTTTACTGGAGTCAACAGTAAGTATTTATTACAGCTGTTTCAGTATTGCAGTAGAAGTCATTTTAGtactagcagcagcagcagaatagaacagaatatgGTTTCTAGTCAAACCAGTACAGGAGGATCTGAGGTTGAATAAAGGATTATAACACGACTTCTTACCCCAGGATGCATCACTTTGTTCaaccactgagagagagagagagagagagagagggagagagagagagagagagggagagagagagagagagagagagagggagagagagagagagagggagagagagagagagtacagtaATGTTAAAGTGAAGTTAATGTAGAGTATTTTCAGTATTTACACACAAATCCATTTCAAACCAGTTAAAAAGTCAGTTTCTGGTCTGCTGCCACTTCTGTCGCCCCCTAGTGGAGACATGAAGGGTTTCACATCATTTAAACCCTCTGAAATAAACTGAGCTGAACTCCTGTGGAGACTGACAGGattttattatttggtcagAGTGATTAATTATTACTTTTACTATCAGCTGAGAGGGAAGATTGATCCTGATGCTTCATGAtgggatttcatttttttcagataCGACTTCCAAATACAGATCTGCTGATTTGCTGCTCGATCTTTACTTTTCATTCTAATGATGAAAAAGCCGGAAAATCAGATTTGGTCATAAGagcaaggagtgtgtgtgtgtgtgtgtgtgtgagagagagagagagagagagagagagagagagagagagagagagagagagtgaatctgtgcatgtatgtgcctTTTGCATTTTGATTTTGCTTAAGTGcgtgtgcatacatgtatatatgtgtgtttgagagtttgttagacttgtgtgtgtgtgtgtgtgtgtgtgtgtgtgtgtgtgtgtgtgtggtggtagcTAGCACACACTAGCTGCAGAGTGATGAACATGTGATCGTTGTGGTCAGACACACAGGAAGCCAGACTGAGATACACAGcatgcagggtgtgtgtgtgtgtgtgtgtgtgtgtgtgtgtgtgtgtgtgcatcttcaTCTACACAATACCTGGTTTTGACGCTGTGGTTGTCGTCGCCGTGGAAACTTCATCGGCCCCCGGGCTGACTGAGGCTGTCGTCCCTGACGCTGCGCTCCCATTGGTTGTTTCTCTTGTCGTGACTGACAAGCCTTctccaccttcttcttcttcgttggTGTGGGCGGCTGTAGTTGGTTTTGCGTGGCTCTGTAAAAGTTGTAAGGGTAAAAACTGCTGAGCGTATGATGCTGATGCAAAGACTgagtcgtcacaatactggctcctgattggccgacagcagcggctcctttaattcaaatgaggtaaacctgctgagtggaggcttcccagttcaaatgctgcagacTGGgccctgattggacggatttcattcattctttattgagagagccaatcagagccgatcaggaccgagtccagctgtgatgcgtttcctggagttagactgtctcagttttgaaaatgaaacaattttataatttaaccactcaaacaaaatcacattttaacaatgtcttcattaaacatattTGATCATATGTGTATATCTTTACATGTGTTGCTGTTTGATGGAAGGTCCTGCATTTCAAATGGGAAAATGTGTTACTGGTTAGTTGtgatttttatatattatttttatattttatatattaatatatttatattttttataatatttttacAGAATCAATGCACAGTGTTTTAGGatgaaacttttcatttcctgCCTGGAAACATGATCTCAATGTTATGAAGTTCAGTAATGTCAGGAGGCGTGGCTGCTGCTGTTACCGTGGAGACAGCTGAAGGCCGGTCCGGCGAGGCGGCTGATGTGTGAttctgagaggaagaggaggaggaggaggaagagaggaggacggTTACACTCTGAGTTTCATCCATCTGCTCATCTCCCTGTGCCGTAGTGAGGTCAGAGTCCGGTCCTCCGAGTTCAGGTCCGACGGGCccggcctctgtgggagcagaGTCTAGGAGCAGAAAAACCAGGAGAGGACACACAGCGTCAAGCAGGAGCTCCTAACCTTCCGGTCGACACAGGACCAGTacaggacagatgcaggatggggggctgttaccatggttaccactgaAGTTGCAATGTAGAGTAGATGCATGACAtgacaacacagcacaacacactgcaaggtaacacaatgcaacatgacagaacaaaacaacacaacacaacacaacaacacaacacaacaacacaacacaacacaacacaacacaacacaacacaacacaacacaacacaacaaaacaacacaacacaacacaacaacacaacacagcaaccagtccctccaggaaacTGCGATTTCGcgattactgccatagaccgtgcaaaacaattCCCAGATGTTTTGCACGAAAAGTGGAGGCAGACTGTTTTGTGCTCCCTGTCACATTGTGGTAAATCATCACTGGACAGTCACTTCTCTAAACAACTAAACAACAACAGAGGAAAATCACTGTGACCGAAGCGGCTGCATCAAGGCGAGTGctgctcttggaagagttaatagcttaaatggagagtgggagagaatagggggaggctgtgtgtgtgtgtgtgtgtgtgtgtgtgtgagagagagagagagagagagagagagagagagagagagagagagagagagagagagagagtataaaaGACAGCTCAGTAGTTTAAAATTAAACccttttaaaatgaacaattttaCTTAAATCCAtctgtcatttttgttttttagatcTGTGAAGACTGAGTCCTCACCTGCACTGCACTTAACATTCCTCTgtgagagaataaataaagaaatgagCACTGAACTACAGTTGTTTCTGTGATATGCAGTATGGTTTTTATCTAAGGAAGTGATTACACATGACTCCTCATTGGtagtagtttaaaaaaaaatcattccttttttcctttgcttgcaatttttcccaattcccacaattttaccgcaaaaagagcacataaatctttacaaattgtatcgcaatttttgagaaaagccgcagaaaaatcaagcatttttggccgcaataatcacaaaaaaacaacacaatacaacaacaatgcaatgcaacaacaatgtaacaacacaaagcaacacaacaatgcaatacaatgcaacacaacaacacaaagcaacaatgcaacataacTAGGCAACAACTATGCAacgcaacaacaacacaatgcaaaGCACCAAGGCAATGCAACAACGCACTACAGcccaacaacacaacacaacacaacacatcacaacacaacacaacaggacagtcacacagcaacacacaacagGACAACACTACAAGACGGCACAACGTGACagtacaacaacacaacaacacacaacaacacaacaacaacaacacaacaacaacaacaacacaacaacaacaacaacaccacagCTCAAAatcacaacagaacagaactctACACCCACTGATCCAGTCAGCTGTCACTGTACCTTCATCTGCTGCAGCAGGTCCAGGTGTTGTAACCTGTCCTCTGACAGCTGtaacacctgagagagagagagagagagagaggaggggggagggagagagagagagacgaagggagagacagacagacagagagagagagagagagagagtgagagagagaggaagacagagagagacagacagagggagagagagtgatatgtttttatttctcaaaCAGAGTTTACTCTCCTTTTCTAAGCTGACAGGATTGTCTCTGGTCTAAACGTCTGACTGGTGTAAACTAACACTGAGACGAACTCTTCTGTGGAAACATAATAGATCTTTGTTTCTACTGTTGAGACGAACTCTTCTGTGGAAACATAATAGATCTTTGTTTCTACCGCTGAGACGAACTCTTCTCTGGAAACATAGTAGATCTTTGTTTCTACCGCTGAGACGAACTCTTCTGTGGAAACATAATAGATCTTTGTTTCTACTGCTGAGACGAACTCTTCTCTGGAAACGTAATAGATCTTTGTTTCTACTGCTGAGACGAACTCTTCTCTGGAAACATAGTAGATCTTTGTTTCTACCGCTGAGACGAACTCTTCTGTGGAAACATAATAGATCTTTGTTTCTACCGCTGAGACGAACTCTTCTCTGGAAACATAGTAGATCTTTGTTTCTACCGCTGAGACGAACTCTTCTGTGGAAACATAATAGATCTTTGTTTCTACTGCTGAGGACGAACTCTTCTGTGGAAAACATAATAGATCTTTGTTTCTACTGCTGAGACGAACTCTTCTCTGGAAACGTAATAGATCTTTGTTTCTACTGCTGAGACGAACTCTTCTCTGGAAACATAGTAGATCTTGTTTCTACTGCTGGGTTTCTTTTTATTCACAGTAACGCTGCATCAGTTCATATGTGTGAAGAAGAGCGGGATGTGGTGGCTGGTGTGAAAATATGAGCAGAAGAGGAAGGCAAGAAACAGACTGAGAAAATTTTAAATTTACAGAAGTGTATTTcattcaatattattattattattattattatcaggctgctgtgacctctgacctctgacctcctcactATCGGTTGTTTGTAACGTTGCTGATCCAGGGAATTCAAGCTAATTCATCTGTTGACCAAATTGCACTTATTCTTTCTATTCTTATACTTTCATGTACTGCATATACATTTACAAACATCtatatatagcacatttcatatttaataat
This region of Centroberyx gerrardi isolate f3 chromosome 23, fCenGer3.hap1.cur.20231027, whole genome shotgun sequence genomic DNA includes:
- the LOC144543564 gene encoding uncharacterized protein LOC144543564 — encoded protein: MDETQSVTVLLSSSSSSSSSQNHTSAASPDRPSAVSTSHAKPTTAAHTNEEEEGGEGLSVTTRETTNGSAASGTTASVSPGADEVSTATTTTASKPVVEQSDASWGYVILVLIILAIIALCVILFLLRRGSRRYSFDLHRLGPVDHSGTEHTGTFEPVYLDDLERPAPTDHVTSDDPSPSPVANGTSPQSGEKGSTGENAPDGQAEDCGLETPPINNLSLSLDIDLTDKKSDQSGGGSDSFFDAVGEEQQNGNNNNPSVCSTDPFVEISLDEPVWCEELLPSPGPPSSVLPFSPFSFSSSPEQPH